The proteins below come from a single Carnobacterium divergens DSM 20623 genomic window:
- a CDS encoding HU family DNA-binding protein — MANKAELIESVATSTGLTKKDATAAVDVVFETIQSTLSAGEKVQLIGFGNFEVRERAARKGRNPQTGEEIQIAASKVPAFKPGKALKDAVK; from the coding sequence ATGGCTAACAAAGCAGAATTAATCGAAAGCGTTGCAACTTCTACAGGTTTAACTAAAAAAGATGCAACTGCAGCAGTTGATGTAGTATTTGAAACTATCCAATCTACTCTAAGTGCGGGTGAAAAAGTTCAATTAATCGGTTTTGGTAACTTTGAAGTGCGCGAACGTGCTGCACGTAAAGGTCGTAACCCTCAAACAGGGGAAGAAATCCAAATCGCTGCAAGCAAAGTACCTGCATTCAAACCAGGTAAAGCTCTTAAAGATGCAGTTAAATAA
- the der gene encoding ribosome biogenesis GTPase Der, whose translation MAKPVIAIVGRPNVGKSTIFNRIVGERISIVEDVSGVTRDRIYSQGEWLGKEFNIIDTGGIDIGDEPFLEQIKQQAEIAIDEADVIIFITSGREGATDADENVAKILYRTHKPVLLAVNKVDNPEMRNDIFDFYSLGLGDPYPISGSHGLGIGDLLDAAISHFPTEEEEEYDESVIKFSFIGRPNVGKSSLVNAILGEERVIVSDVAGTTRDAIDTKFESADGTEFVMIDTAGMRKRGKVYESTEKYSVLRALRAIERSDVVLCVLDAEEGIREQDKKVAGFAHEAGKGVIIVVNKWDTLEKDNSTMKKFEEDIRESFAYLSYAPIVYVSAKTKQRLHTLPEVIERVSMSQNLRIQSAVLNDVIMDAVAMNPTPTDKGKRLKIYYATQVAVKPPTFVIFVNEPEMLHFSYSRFLENRIRDAFTFEGTPIRIIARQRK comes from the coding sequence ATGGCAAAACCAGTTATCGCCATTGTGGGTCGTCCAAATGTAGGAAAATCAACAATCTTTAATCGTATCGTAGGTGAACGTATTTCAATCGTAGAAGATGTATCAGGAGTGACTCGTGACCGTATTTATTCGCAAGGAGAATGGTTAGGTAAAGAGTTTAATATTATTGATACAGGTGGAATCGATATTGGAGACGAACCATTTTTAGAACAAATTAAACAACAAGCAGAAATTGCAATTGACGAAGCCGATGTTATTATTTTTATTACAAGCGGTAGAGAAGGCGCAACCGATGCAGATGAAAATGTTGCAAAAATTTTATATCGTACTCACAAACCAGTGTTATTAGCTGTTAACAAAGTGGATAACCCTGAAATGAGAAATGATATTTTTGACTTTTATTCATTAGGATTAGGCGATCCTTATCCAATCTCAGGAAGCCATGGTTTAGGCATCGGGGATTTACTAGATGCGGCAATCAGCCATTTTCCAACGGAAGAAGAAGAAGAATATGATGAATCTGTTATTAAATTCAGTTTCATTGGTCGACCAAATGTAGGTAAATCATCACTTGTTAATGCTATTCTTGGTGAAGAGCGTGTGATTGTATCTGACGTTGCTGGAACTACCCGTGATGCGATTGATACAAAATTTGAATCAGCTGATGGAACAGAATTTGTCATGATCGATACAGCAGGTATGCGTAAACGTGGGAAAGTTTATGAATCGACTGAAAAATACAGTGTGTTACGTGCGTTGAGAGCGATTGAACGTTCAGATGTGGTTCTTTGTGTGTTAGACGCAGAAGAAGGCATTAGAGAGCAGGACAAGAAGGTAGCAGGATTTGCCCATGAAGCGGGTAAAGGGGTTATTATTGTTGTAAATAAATGGGATACCCTAGAAAAAGACAACAGCACAATGAAAAAATTCGAAGAAGATATTCGTGAATCATTTGCTTACCTAAGCTATGCACCAATCGTTTATGTTTCTGCTAAAACAAAACAACGTCTGCATACATTGCCAGAAGTTATTGAACGCGTTAGCATGAGTCAAAACTTGCGTATTCAATCAGCAGTCCTAAATGATGTTATTATGGATGCTGTTGCAATGAATCCGACGCCAACAGATAAAGGCAAACGTTTGAAGATTTATTATGCAACTCAGGTTGCTGTAAAACCACCTACTTTTGTCATTTTTGTTAATGAACCTGAAATGCTTCATTTTTCATATTCACGTTTCTTAGAAAACCGTATTCGTGATGCCTTCACCTTTGAAGGAACACCAATTAGAATCATTGCTAGACAAAGAAAATAA